A single region of the Microcella sp. genome encodes:
- a CDS encoding circularly permuted type 2 ATP-grasp protein produces the protein MADLFDGYAATAARSGSAVAFDEMFAPDSEVRLPYRQIHAALAQMSTDELRGRTEALASSYLAQGVTFDFAGEERPFPLDAVPRVIDRAEWSHLEAGVSQRVRALEAFLADIYGAQRCIADGVLPARLISSSSHYHREAAGIESANGVRIQVSGIDLIRDENGIWRVLEDNVRVPSGVSYVISNRRVMAQTLPELFVSMRVRPVGDYPNQLLHALRASAPRGVDDPTIVVLTPGVYNSAYFEHTLLARLMGVELVEGRDLYCSGGRVFMRTTAGPQRVDVIYRRVDDEFLDPLTFRADSMLGTPGLMLAARLGNVTITNAVGNGVADDKLVYTYMPDLMRYFLDEDPIIPNVDTWRLEDPGSLEEVLDRLHELVVKPVDGSGGKGLVVGPAASRDELETLRSRLLADPRGWIAQPVVQLSTIPTLVDEGIRPRHADLRPFAVNDGHDVWVLPGGLTRVALPEGQLVVNSSQGGGSKDTWVVGQLPMVADSHDVQGIVAEQATVTQSIPIIYDAAAHVPDHNPADDPRNDQQQQQQQVKKSNGAPAVSRGAE, from the coding sequence ATGGCCGACCTTTTCGACGGGTATGCGGCGACCGCCGCCCGTTCTGGGTCGGCCGTCGCCTTCGATGAGATGTTCGCGCCCGACAGCGAGGTGCGCCTGCCCTATCGGCAGATTCATGCGGCGCTCGCCCAGATGAGCACCGACGAGCTTCGCGGGCGCACCGAGGCGCTCGCCTCGAGCTATCTCGCGCAAGGCGTCACGTTCGACTTCGCGGGCGAAGAACGACCGTTTCCGCTGGATGCTGTTCCGCGCGTCATCGACCGTGCCGAGTGGAGTCACCTCGAGGCCGGAGTCTCGCAGCGGGTGCGAGCCCTCGAGGCCTTCCTCGCCGACATCTACGGCGCCCAGCGGTGCATCGCCGACGGCGTGCTGCCGGCCAGGCTCATCTCGAGCTCGAGCCACTACCACCGCGAGGCGGCCGGAATCGAGAGCGCCAACGGCGTGCGCATCCAGGTCTCGGGCATCGACCTCATCCGCGATGAGAACGGCATCTGGCGGGTGCTCGAAGACAACGTGAGGGTGCCGAGTGGCGTGAGCTACGTCATCTCGAATCGTCGGGTGATGGCGCAGACTCTGCCCGAACTGTTCGTGTCGATGCGCGTGCGCCCCGTGGGCGACTACCCGAATCAATTGCTGCACGCTCTGCGAGCATCCGCCCCCCGCGGTGTCGACGACCCGACCATCGTCGTGCTCACGCCCGGCGTCTACAACTCGGCGTACTTCGAGCACACCCTGCTCGCGCGGCTCATGGGGGTCGAGCTCGTCGAGGGCCGCGACCTCTACTGCTCGGGCGGGCGCGTGTTCATGCGCACCACCGCAGGGCCGCAGCGCGTCGACGTCATCTACCGTCGCGTCGACGACGAGTTTCTCGACCCGCTCACCTTCAGGGCCGACTCGATGCTCGGAACCCCGGGGCTCATGCTCGCGGCCCGACTGGGCAACGTCACCATCACCAACGCCGTGGGCAACGGCGTCGCAGACGACAAGCTCGTCTACACCTATATGCCCGACCTCATGCGCTACTTCCTCGACGAAGACCCCATCATTCCGAACGTCGACACCTGGCGGCTCGAAGACCCGGGATCGCTCGAGGAGGTGCTCGATCGACTGCACGAGCTCGTCGTGAAGCCCGTCGACGGCTCGGGCGGCAAAGGGCTCGTCGTCGGCCCCGCAGCCAGCCGCGACGAACTCGAGACGCTGCGGTCTCGGCTGCTGGCCGACCCGCGCGGATGGATCGCCCAACCTGTCGTGCAGCTCTCGACGATTCCCACTCTCGTCGATGAGGGCATCAGGCCGAGGCACGCCGACCTGCGGCCGTTCGCCGTCAACGATGGGCACGACGTGTGGGTGCTGCCGGGCGGGCTCACGCGGGTGGCGCTGCCCGAGGGGCAACTCGTCGTCAACTCCAGTCAGGGCGGCGGCTCGAAAGACACCTGGGTGGTCGGTCAGCTGCCCATGGTGGCTGACAGTCACGACGTGCAGGGCATCGTCGCCGAGCAGGCCACCGTCACGCAGTCGATTCCGATCATCTACGACGCGGCGGCTCACGTACCCGACCACAACCCGGCCGACGACCCGCGCAACGACCAGCAGCAACAGCAGCAGCAAGTGAAGAAGAGCAACGGCGCTCCCGCAGTTTCGAGGGGGGCCGAGTGA
- a CDS encoding alpha-E domain-containing protein, with translation MLSRIAESLFWIGRYVERSDGTARILDVHLQLLLEDPWIDEDTACRSLLSVMGSDAKPEHALTRADVLSILAVDRSHPASIAYSLGAARENARRAREVVSTELWEVLNTTRARMPRKVAPEKVHEFFGWVRERSALAVGIVESSTSRDEAFSFFTLGRSLERADMTARLLATRSLTEASGPSWTTILRSVGAYEAYLRTYRGVPSAKNAAEFLLLDRLFPRSILFAVSRAEQCLRDIEPRSDRAGIGDQALRQLGQIRSELEYRPIADILDDLQRHMDAVQTATSATSEAVRQRYFPTNAAPSWVAEKS, from the coding sequence ATGCTGAGTCGGATTGCCGAGAGTCTGTTCTGGATAGGCCGATACGTCGAACGGTCTGATGGCACCGCGCGCATTCTCGACGTGCACCTGCAGCTGCTGCTCGAAGACCCGTGGATCGACGAAGACACCGCGTGCCGCTCGCTGCTGAGCGTCATGGGCAGCGACGCGAAGCCCGAGCATGCGCTGACGCGTGCCGACGTGCTGAGCATTCTCGCGGTCGACCGCTCGCATCCCGCCTCGATCGCGTATTCGCTCGGGGCTGCGCGCGAGAACGCCCGCCGTGCGCGCGAAGTGGTCAGCACCGAGCTGTGGGAGGTGCTCAACACGACGCGAGCCCGCATGCCCCGCAAGGTCGCGCCTGAGAAGGTGCACGAGTTCTTCGGCTGGGTGCGCGAGCGGTCGGCGCTCGCCGTGGGCATCGTCGAGTCGTCGACGAGCCGTGACGAAGCGTTCTCGTTCTTCACCTTGGGCCGCTCGCTCGAGCGCGCCGACATGACCGCGCGCCTGCTCGCGACCCGGTCGCTCACCGAGGCGAGCGGCCCCTCGTGGACGACGATCTTGCGCAGCGTCGGAGCCTATGAGGCCTACCTGCGCACCTACCGCGGGGTGCCGAGTGCGAAGAACGCCGCCGAGTTCTTGCTGCTCGACCGGCTGTTTCCGCGCTCGATCTTGTTCGCCGTGTCTCGCGCCGAGCAGTGCTTGCGCGACATCGAGCCCCGCTCTGACCGCGCTGGCATCGGCGATCAGGCGCTGCGGCAGCTCGGGCAGATCCGCAGCGAGCTCGAATACCGGCCCATCGCCGACATTCTCGACGATCTGCAGCGCCACATGGATGCCGTGCAGACGGCGACGAGCGCGACGAGCGAGGCTGTGCGGCAGCGATACTTTCCGACCAACGCGGCACCGAGTTGGGTGGCTGAGAAGTCATGA